In Staphylococcus lloydii, the following proteins share a genomic window:
- a CDS encoding bifunctional metallophosphatase/5'-nucleotidase, whose translation MQLTIYHTNDIHSHLHEYSRISAYLADVRSQLTHPSLYLDIGDHVDLSAPVTQATMGIRNVALLNEAHCDIATIGNNEGMTISHESLNNLYNDANFAVTCANVFDKEGHLPHNISSSYIKTIDGVRILFVAATAPFTPFYRALDWVVTNPLEAIKDEIHANEGQYDVLIIMSHVGVFFDEKLCQEIPEIDVILGSHTHHYFENGEVNNGVLMAAAGKYGHYLGEVTLDIENSKVTSKKATIHPLETLPETETNFAEEGQALMDEAVTDRPISLPRETNFISKTAYLLAESLQYFTGADCTIINAGLIVKEIDDKIVTEYDIHQMLPHPINAVRIRLSGEMLKEVVIKSQKQEYINSQAQGLGFRGNIFGGYILYNIGFIESENRYFIDGEEIIDDHIYTLGTVDMYTFGRYFPMLKDQQIEYLMPDFLRDIFKKKLLQY comes from the coding sequence ATGCAATTAACTATTTATCATACTAATGATATACATAGTCATCTACACGAATATTCAAGAATTTCAGCCTATTTAGCTGATGTAAGATCACAATTAACACACCCCTCTCTATACTTAGATATTGGAGACCATGTAGATTTATCGGCACCAGTGACTCAAGCAACAATGGGGATTAGGAACGTAGCTTTATTAAATGAAGCGCATTGTGATATTGCAACGATAGGTAACAATGAAGGCATGACGATATCACACGAGTCACTCAATAATTTATATAATGACGCAAATTTTGCAGTGACGTGTGCGAATGTTTTTGATAAAGAAGGGCATTTACCACATAACATTTCGTCATCTTATATTAAAACTATTGATGGCGTACGTATATTATTTGTAGCTGCTACTGCGCCTTTTACACCGTTTTATAGAGCGTTAGATTGGGTGGTTACAAATCCATTAGAGGCCATTAAAGATGAAATTCATGCGAATGAGGGTCAATATGATGTGTTAATCATAATGAGTCATGTCGGCGTCTTTTTTGATGAAAAATTATGCCAAGAGATTCCCGAGATAGACGTAATTTTAGGGAGCCATACGCATCATTATTTTGAAAATGGCGAAGTCAATAATGGCGTTTTAATGGCAGCGGCAGGAAAATATGGTCACTACTTAGGTGAAGTAACTTTAGACATTGAAAACAGCAAAGTGACGTCCAAAAAAGCTACGATTCACCCCCTAGAGACTTTACCTGAAACAGAAACAAATTTCGCTGAAGAAGGGCAAGCATTAATGGATGAGGCAGTTACAGATAGACCGATATCGCTACCTCGAGAAACAAACTTCATTAGTAAAACGGCATATTTGCTAGCAGAAAGCTTACAATATTTTACAGGTGCTGATTGTACGATAATTAATGCAGGGTTAATAGTGAAAGAGATAGACGATAAAATTGTTACTGAATATGATATACATCAAATGTTACCACATCCAATTAATGCAGTTAGAATTAGATTATCAGGTGAAATGTTAAAAGAAGTTGTGATTAAAAGTCAAAAGCAAGAATATATTAATTCTCAAGCACAAGGTTTAGGTTTTAGAGGAAATATCTTTGGTGGATATATCTTATATAATATTGGTTTTATTGAGTCAGAAAATCGTTACTTTATCGATGGTGAAGAAATTATTGATGACCATATTTATACGTTAGGAACAGTTGATATGTATACTTTTGGAAGATATTTTCCAATGTTAAAAGACCAACAAATAGAGTACTTAATGCCGGACTTTTTAAGAGATATATTTAAGAAGAAATTGTTACAATATTAA
- a CDS encoding hemolysin family protein, whose product MVISIIILLLASFFFSSSETALTAINKIKLSEEAQQGNKKAQKLLDFLHKPSDFITTILVCNTIVNLLILTLMTIVAINHSLNIIGTIILSIIAVILIGEVIPKSIAASIPNGVGRFIYGPLKLITMIFKPITMILNGLTDSIHHALTKNQESEQKYSKEEIRQLVTIAGSEGAFNEMESKRIQGVMDFDKLKINDVNTTPRINVTAFSDDTSYEEVYETVKSNPYTRYPVYEGDIDNIVGVFHSKYLLAWNHEQDKSIVDYTSVPLFVNEHNKAEWVLRKMTVTRKHLAIVLDEYGGTDGIVSHEDLIEEMLGMEIEDEMDEEEEEKLSSNLKKK is encoded by the coding sequence TTGGTTATATCGATAATCATTTTATTGTTAGCCTCGTTTTTCTTTTCAAGTAGTGAAACAGCATTGACTGCTATAAATAAAATTAAATTAAGCGAAGAAGCACAACAAGGAAATAAAAAAGCACAAAAGCTATTAGATTTTTTACATAAACCAAGTGATTTTATAACGACAATTTTAGTGTGCAACACAATAGTGAATTTATTGATTTTAACGTTAATGACTATTGTCGCAATTAATCATAGTTTGAATATTATTGGCACAATTATACTGTCAATTATAGCAGTTATATTAATAGGTGAAGTCATTCCGAAATCTATTGCAGCATCAATTCCGAATGGAGTCGGTCGTTTTATTTATGGGCCACTAAAATTGATTACAATGATCTTTAAACCCATAACTATGATTCTAAACGGACTAACGGATAGTATTCATCACGCATTAACAAAAAATCAGGAAAGTGAACAAAAATATTCTAAAGAAGAAATACGACAACTTGTAACAATCGCTGGTAGTGAAGGCGCATTTAATGAGATGGAAAGTAAACGTATTCAAGGCGTTATGGATTTTGATAAATTAAAAATTAACGATGTGAATACGACACCAAGAATTAATGTAACGGCATTTTCGGATGATACTAGCTACGAAGAGGTATATGAAACGGTAAAATCAAATCCATATACTAGATATCCAGTTTATGAAGGTGACATTGATAACATTGTTGGGGTCTTTCACTCTAAGTATTTGTTAGCATGGAATCATGAACAAGATAAATCAATTGTTGATTATACTTCAGTGCCATTATTTGTGAATGAGCACAATAAAGCTGAGTGGGTATTAAGAAAAATGACCGTAACGCGTAAGCACTTAGCGATTGTGTTAGATGAATATGGTGGTACGGATGGTATTGTTTCTCATGAGGATTTAATTGAAGAAATGCTTGGTATGGAAATTGAAGATGAAATGGATGAAGAAGAGGAAGAAAAATTATCTTCAAACTTGAAGAAAAAATAA
- a CDS encoding NAD(P)H-dependent flavin oxidoreductase, with amino-acid sequence MQLSTQLTKRLNIDYPIIQAGMAGSTTPELVAAVCNAGGLGMIGAGYFDGEKLENEIDEVKGLTTKPFAVNLFVPSNNEIDNGLVEHMQTWLKPYRKAFNLEEPVVNITEQQQFERAIDIIIHKQVPIVAFTFGIPNQETIAKLKAHHVTLLGTATSVDEAKANEDAGIDIVVAQGSEAGGHRGSFIDTSNNGALVGTMSLIPQIVDNVSIPVVAAGGIMDGRGLIASMALGAQAVQMGTAFLTTLESGANNVLRNAILNSKETDTVVTPVFSGKPARGIDNEFIHEMNKYDDDIPSYPIQNQLTNAIRKAAVQQGDADMTHLWSGQSPRLAQAVSVDDLIQHILNQSRKVLEY; translated from the coding sequence ATGCAATTGTCAACACAGCTTACAAAACGCTTAAATATAGATTATCCGATAATTCAAGCAGGTATGGCTGGAAGTACAACGCCAGAATTAGTTGCTGCGGTATGTAATGCTGGTGGTTTAGGCATGATAGGTGCCGGATACTTCGATGGTGAAAAACTGGAAAATGAAATTGATGAAGTGAAGGGCTTAACTACTAAACCATTTGCGGTGAATTTATTTGTTCCAAGTAATAACGAAATAGACAATGGACTTGTCGAACATATGCAAACTTGGCTCAAACCTTACCGCAAGGCATTTAATTTAGAAGAACCAGTAGTGAATATAACTGAACAACAACAATTTGAACGGGCTATAGATATAATTATTCATAAGCAAGTACCTATTGTTGCGTTTACTTTTGGTATTCCTAATCAGGAAACAATTGCCAAATTGAAAGCACACCATGTGACTTTATTAGGCACTGCGACATCCGTTGACGAAGCGAAAGCTAACGAAGATGCAGGCATTGATATAGTCGTTGCGCAAGGCAGTGAAGCGGGTGGTCATCGTGGTTCATTTATTGATACAAGTAATAATGGCGCACTCGTAGGTACAATGTCATTAATACCACAAATTGTTGATAATGTTTCTATTCCAGTTGTCGCTGCGGGTGGAATTATGGACGGTAGAGGATTAATAGCCAGTATGGCATTAGGGGCCCAAGCGGTACAGATGGGTACAGCATTTTTAACTACGTTGGAAAGTGGCGCCAATAACGTTTTACGCAATGCTATATTGAATAGTAAAGAGACGGATACAGTAGTTACACCCGTGTTTAGTGGTAAACCAGCTCGAGGCATAGATAATGAGTTTATCCATGAAATGAATAAATACGATGATGATATTCCAAGTTATCCTATACAAAATCAACTAACAAATGCTATTCGCAAGGCAGCCGTGCAACAAGGCGATGCCGACATGACGCATTTATGGAGTGGGCAAAGTCCAAGACTTGCTCAAGCAGTTAGTGTCGATGACTTAATACAACATATCCTTAATCAATCAAGAAAAGTATTAGAATATTAA
- the lipA gene encoding lipoyl synthase: MATKNEEILRKPDWLKIKLNTNENYTGLKKMMREKNLHTVCEEAKCPNIHECWGERRTATFMILGAVCTRACRFCAVKTGLPNELDLGEPERVAESVELMNLKHVVITAVARDDLRDAGSNVYAETVRKVRARNPYTTIEILPSDMGGDYEALETLMASKPDILNHNIETVRRLTPRVRARATYDRTLEFLRRSKELQPEIPTKSSFMVGLGETYEEIYETMDDLRANDVDILTIGQYLQPSRKHLKVEKYYTPLEFGKLRKIAMDKGFKHCQAGPLVRSSYHADEQVNEAAKEKQRLGEAQLNAEQ, encoded by the coding sequence ATGGCTACTAAAAATGAAGAAATATTACGTAAACCAGATTGGTTAAAAATAAAGCTTAACACGAATGAAAATTACACTGGCCTCAAGAAAATGATGCGTGAAAAGAACTTACATACAGTTTGTGAAGAAGCAAAGTGTCCAAATATACATGAGTGTTGGGGTGAACGTCGAACTGCAACATTTATGATTTTAGGTGCGGTTTGTACCCGTGCTTGTAGATTCTGTGCTGTTAAAACAGGATTACCAAACGAATTAGATTTAGGCGAACCAGAAAGAGTTGCTGAATCAGTAGAATTGATGAACTTAAAACACGTAGTTATCACAGCGGTAGCAAGAGATGACCTAAGAGATGCGGGTTCAAACGTTTATGCTGAAACAGTACGTAAAGTACGTGCGCGTAACCCATATACAACTATTGAAATATTGCCATCAGATATGGGTGGAGATTACGAAGCTTTAGAAACATTAATGGCTTCTAAACCAGATATTTTAAACCATAATATAGAAACGGTACGTCGCTTAACGCCGAGAGTTCGTGCACGTGCTACTTATGATAGAACTTTAGAATTTTTACGACGCTCAAAAGAATTACAACCAGAAATACCTACAAAATCTAGCTTTATGGTAGGTTTAGGTGAAACTTACGAAGAAATTTATGAAACTATGGATGATTTACGTGCGAATGACGTAGATATTTTAACAATTGGACAATATTTACAACCATCACGTAAACACTTGAAAGTTGAAAAATACTATACACCATTAGAGTTTGGTAAATTACGTAAAATTGCTATGGATAAAGGCTTTAAACACTGTCAAGCTGGTCCACTTGTAAGAAGTTCATATCACGCAGATGAACAAGTAAACGAAGCGGCTAAAGAAAAACAACGTCTTGGTGAAGCCCAACTCAACGCAGAACAATAA
- a CDS encoding DUF72 domain-containing protein, whose product MINIGLTGWGDHDTLYEDLQRKSDKLKTYASHFPIVELDASYYAIQPERNILKWMKETPEKFKFIVKIHQALTLHADYKEYAESRQELIDQFKLMLEPLKQENKLAMVLVQFPPWFDCTAQNITYIRYIRAQLKAFPICVEFRHQSWFSDDFKEQTLSFLTEQNIIHSVCDEPQVGQGSIPLVNRITNSVAFVRYHGRNTHGWTKQDMTDEKWRDVRYLYDYSKEELTHLANKVKVLDQKASDVYVVFNNNSGGHAANNAKTYQKILGIDYDGLAPQQLRLF is encoded by the coding sequence ATGATAAATATTGGACTCACAGGTTGGGGTGATCATGATACTTTATATGAAGATCTACAACGAAAATCAGATAAGTTAAAAACATATGCAAGCCATTTTCCTATAGTAGAACTTGATGCATCTTATTATGCAATTCAACCAGAACGAAATATATTAAAATGGATGAAAGAAACACCCGAAAAATTTAAATTCATAGTAAAAATACATCAAGCATTAACTTTACATGCAGATTATAAAGAATACGCAGAATCAAGACAAGAATTAATAGATCAGTTTAAACTCATGCTAGAACCATTAAAGCAAGAAAACAAACTCGCGATGGTATTAGTTCAATTTCCGCCATGGTTTGATTGTACTGCACAGAATATTACATACATTAGGTACATTAGAGCACAACTAAAAGCATTTCCTATTTGTGTTGAATTTCGACATCAGTCATGGTTTTCTGATGATTTTAAAGAGCAGACATTATCATTTTTAACAGAGCAAAATATTATCCATTCTGTATGTGATGAACCTCAAGTAGGCCAAGGTTCTATACCTTTAGTAAACAGAATTACTAATAGCGTTGCATTTGTGAGATACCATGGACGTAATACGCATGGTTGGACCAAACAAGATATGACAGATGAAAAATGGCGCGATGTACGTTATTTATATGATTATAGCAAGGAAGAGTTAACACATTTAGCAAATAAAGTAAAAGTGTTGGATCAGAAAGCTAGCGACGTTTATGTCGTATTTAACAATAATTCTGGAGGGCATGCGGCTAACAACGCTAAAACTTACCAGAAAATATTAGGTATAGATTATGATGGTTTGGCACCGCAACAATTGCGCTTATTTTAA